In Oryza brachyantha chromosome 2, ObraRS2, whole genome shotgun sequence, a single window of DNA contains:
- the LOC102716019 gene encoding mitogen-activated protein kinase kinase kinase 1-like, translating to MQCFVVFSFIESEWTDSLSYMCNATLYCLARDGSVFAVKEASLIGPESYAKQSAGQLEQEILLLSQLEHKNILQYFGAKKEETVLCIFLEYVSEGSLVSVYEKQKLEESTISSYTRQILHGLTYLHHHNVMHRDIKCANILVDQNGIVKVGDFGLAKEIKVWKQKRSCTGSVYWMAPEVVCGNPYGYSADIWSLGCTVLEMLTRRIPYPDDNWVSVFYQIGRGQLPPVPASISPVARDFIDNCLVVNPDDRPSADELLNHPFVALPEPNWCAECWPGLTLYSSRLALTLVGKNTFGKSGHPVAHCFLPGSSGPECLSISSGFCPVNTSI from the exons ATGCAATGCTTCGTTGTGTTCTCTTTCATTGAGTCTGAGTGGACTGACAGTTTGAGTTACATGTGTAATGCTACTTTGTATTGCCTTGCCAGGGATGGCTCTGTATTTGCTGTCAAAGAAGCGTCGTTGATTGGCCCAGAAAGCTATGCGAAGCAAAGCGCCGGTCAGCTAGAGCAG GAGATCTTGCTTCTTAGTCAATTGGAGCACAAGAACATACTACAGTATTTTGGTGCCAAAAAG GAAGAAACGGTGCTATGTATTTTCCTTGAATATGTAAGTGAAGGTTCTTTGGTATCTGTATATGAGAAGCAGAAGCTTGAAGAATCAACAATATCCTCTTATACAAGGCAGATCCTCCATGGATTGACTTATTTGCATCATCATAATGTAATGCATAG AGATATTAAGTGTGCAAATATTTTGGTTGACCAAAATGGGATAGTGAAAGTTGGAGATTTTGGACTGGCAAAGGAG ATAAAAGTCTGGAAGCAGAAAAGATCCTGTACTGGAAGTGTATATTGGATGGCTCCAGAG GTTGTTTGTGGCAATCCGTATGGGTATTCTGCTGATATTTGGAGCCTTGGATGCACTGTGCTGGAGATGCTTACTAGAAGAATTCCTTATCCTGATGATAATTGG GTTTCAGTCTTCTACCAAATTGGTCGCGGTCAACTTCCTCCAGTTCCAGCCTCCATATCGCCAGTGGCGCGCGATTTCATCGACAATTGCCTGGTGGTGAATCCTGACGATCGGCCCTCTGCAGATGAACTTTTGAACCATCCCTTTGTGGCTCTTCCAGAACCAAACTGGTGTGCTGAATGCTGGCCTGGGCTGACATTGTACTCTTCGAGATTAGCTTTGACATTGGTAGGCAAGAATACTTTTGGGAAATCCGGTCATCCAGTTGCTCATTGTTTCCTTCCTGGAAGTTCAGGGCCAGAATGCTTGTCAATTAGTTCAGGTTTCTGTCCTGTGAATACTAGtatttag
- the LOC102716299 gene encoding mitogen-activated protein kinase kinase kinase 1-like, whose product MAAPQRPRQRPRPQLARINAMRHSYSAAEEDGGVADDVQELVGDGGAGGEYASQTSFRIRGGCGAAEVTAIFRKLGLSGPEDFTIPPAVYAAAMSHLSSSARRRASFEESAGAVTERSAPPELLEGSRGTAAVTTNPETFTENGQEAGPAPKLVQSEAIEISTRAYANATPPAESTIRVVASPAIKFVQAEAIEVPTRAYATPGTESSIRSVASTSKREVHAVPKHGSAGEDKEKSKSVRVNRSRVDRRREVVAEATRETTGASTLVVEATSESTSRDIEHLISPSPHRRFRRTIKSWLKGEHLGSGSFGSVYEAISDDGFFFAVKEVSLIDQGINAKQRIVQLEHEISLLSRLEHDNIVQYFGTDKEDGKLYIFLELVTQGSLAALYQKYRLQDSQVSAYTRQILNGLNYLHQRNVLHRDIKCANILVDSNGLVKLADFGLAKEMSILSQARSSKGTVYWMAPEVAKAKPHGPPADIWSLGCTVLEMLTGKVPYPDMEWTHALLTIGRGIPPEIPTTLSEDARDFIMKCVRVNPNDRPSAAQLFDHPFVQRSLQHKGA is encoded by the exons ATGGCGGCGCCGCAGCGGCCGCGccagcggccgcggccgcagcTGGCGCGGATCAACGCGATGAGGCACTCCTActccgcggcggaggaggacggtgGCGTGGCGGACGACGTGCAGGAGCTCGTCGGTGACGGCGGGGCCGGAGGGGAGTACGCGTCGCAGACCAGCTTCCGCATCCGCGGCGGGTGTGGCGCGGCGGAGGTCACCGCCATCTTCCGCAAGCTCGGGCTCTCCGGCCCCGAGGACTTCACCATCCCGCCCGCGGtctacgccgccgccatgtccCATCTCTCCAGCTCTGCCCGACGCCGCGCGTCGTTCGAGGAGTCGGCCGGAGCTGTCACCGAGAGGTCGGCCCCGCCGGAACTTCTAGAAGGTTCTCGAGGCACAGCTGCGGTTACAACGAATCCGGAAACATTCACCGAGAACGGGCAGGAAGCTGGGCCGGCCCCCAAATTGGTTCAATCAGAGGCTATAGAAATTTCCACACGAGCTTACGCAAATGCAACTCCTCCAGCAGAATCGACCATCAGAGTTGTAGCCTCGCCGGCTATCAAATTTGTTCAAGCAGAGGCTATAGAAGTTCCCACACGAGCATATGCAACGCCTGGAACAGAATCGAGCATCAGATCAGTAGCTTCTACTAGTAAACGAGAAGTCCATGCTGTGCCGAAGCATGGTAGCGCAGGCGAGGATAAGGAGAAAAGTAAATCGGTCAGAGTGAACAGATCACGAGTGGAcagaagaagagaggtggTTGCAGAGGCAACGAGGGAGACCACCGGCGCCTCGACTCTGGTTGTGGAGGCGACAAGTGAGTCCACTTCACGTGATATCGAGCATTTGATTTCACCGTCTCCTCATAGGCGGTTTAGGAGAACCATCAAGTCCTGGCTTAAGGGAGAGCATCTCGGCAGCGGATCGTTCGGGTCAGTGTATGAGGCCATCAGTGA TGATGGTTTTTTCTTCGCTGTCAAGGAGGTGTCATTGATTGATCAAGGGATCAATGCAAAACAACGCATTGTCCAACTTGAGCAT GAGATTTCTCTGTTGAGTCGTTTGGAGCATGACAATATAGTTCAGTATTTTGGAACAGACAAG GAAGATGgaaaattgtatatatttctTGAACTCGTAACTCAAGGCTCTTTGGCAGCTCTATATCAAAAATACCGTTTACAAGACTCACAAGTCTCAGCATACACAAGGCAGATTTTGAATGGTTTGAATTATCTACACCAGAGGAACGTGTTGCACAG AGATATTAAATGTGCGAATATCCTAGTTGATTCAAATGGGTTAGTTAAACTGGCAGATTTTGGACTTGCAAAAGAG ATGTCAATTTTGAGTCAGGCAAGATCTAGCAAGGGAACTGTTTACTGGATGGCCCCTGAG GTTGCTAAGGCAAAGCCTCATGGACCTCCAGCAGATATTTGGAGTCTTGGCTGTACAGTTTTAGAAATGCTGACAGGCAAAGTTCCATACCCTGATATGGAATGG ACGCATGCTTTGCTTACAATTGGTAGAGGAATACCACCCGAAATCCCCACTACACTGTCAGAAGATGCTCGTGATTTCATAATGAAGTGTGTAAGAGTAAATCCAAATGATCGGCCATCTGCTGCTCAGCTGTTCGACCATCCTTTTGTCCAGAGATCACTGCAACATAAAGGCGCCTAA